CAGGGCTGATTAGGTGGGTGCGTTTTTGTTCATTCTTATGCTTACATGTCGAATAGGTCTGTGTGACTGCCAGTATCGATAAGAGTGAGGGTGAGAATATCATCCTCTAGTAGATAAACAAGTAACCAATCCGGTTTGATGTGACATTCGTGAAAACCGTTGAATTTTCCTTTTAGTATATGGTCTTTGTATTTAGGATCAAGCGCAATACCTTGTCTTAGGTTATCTACCGCTTCATCTAAAAGAGAAAGGCTGATTCCCCGTTTAGCCATACGCTTATAGCTTTTCTTATATGCGTTCGTAAACTTTATTTTATACATCAGTCTTGCAACAACGCTTTCTTAAGGTCTTCCATAGAAGAATACGATGGTGCGTTAGGGTCTTTGGAAATTTTTCTAGCTTCTTCCATAGCGGCCAGCGTTTCAGCATTATACTTTGGGATTTCCACCTTAAAGGGAAGACCGCCGTGCAAAACGCATTGGCGTAAGAAGATATTTACGGCACTTGACATGTCGAGGCCAAGTGCGCTAAACAGTTCATTTGCTTCTGTTTTGACATTATTATCAATACGAATTTGAGTAGGACTTGTTGCCATAGTATCAGCTCCTTTTTCACGGTTATAATACAATTAGTATACATTGTCAAGCAATAAATAGGCAATGACCGCGTCAATTTATTGTAGGTTTCGGTAACCAAAACCGATATAAAGTCAATACTTGTAATCACCGTCTGTTATAGATTGACGAATCTATACAACGAATCCCGCTTACTCCTTTGAAAAACGGCGGTAGCAATAGGAGAAAACTCAATCTCTGTTTGCTTTCTTGCCTTTTATTTTGCCGTATTTCTGCCAAATTTTAATTCCGTTATAGTTGTTAGAATAATATTGGAAAATTTGATTTATGGGTTGATGGGAATAAAAAAGAAGTCCAAATACTCGCGGCTATTTACGTTGGAAGAGACCATGCTATGGCTACTGTGCTTTAATTGTTTAATTAGATGACCGGCGATCACCAGTAATTGATAAGATACGAATAAAGATATTGACAAAGTCCAAGTATAAGGACAGAGCATACATAATCGACAAAGAACGAATGCTGGCGTCGAGCGCAGCCACATCCGATTCGCGATAGGCCGAAGAACGTCTTGCTACCAATTCAGTTACCGATCGACGCACTTTTTGCAAGTCATAAGCGGTCAATCCGATGAACACGGCCAATATAGCATAATTTATCAATAAATTAATCATTGGTAGATGCAGGAAGATATTGGCGACCCCGATCAGCAGTGCCCCGAAAAGCAAAACATAACCAACTGAACCGAGAGATGACAAATCTCGTTTGGTTAAGAAACCGAAAGCAGCCATTACAGCAAAAATCAAGGCGGACAGAGCGAATCCACTCACGATGGATGCGCCGCTATAAAATATTATTAATGTGCTGAAAGTAATGCCGGTAATTATCGAATAAACCAAAAACATTGCTGTAGCTATTCCGGCTCGGGCATGACGCACTTGCGAACT
This is a stretch of genomic DNA from Mageeibacillus indolicus UPII9-5. It encodes these proteins:
- a CDS encoding type II toxin-antitoxin system YafQ family toxin, with product MYKIKFTNAYKKSYKRMAKRGISLSLLDEAVDNLRQGIALDPKYKDHILKGKFNGFHECHIKPDWLLVYLLEDDILTLTLIDTGSHTDLFDM
- a CDS encoding type II toxin-antitoxin system RelB/DinJ family antitoxin — encoded protein: MATSPTQIRIDNNVKTEANELFSALGLDMSSAVNIFLRQCVLHGGLPFKVEIPKYNAETLAAMEEARKISKDPNAPSYSSMEDLKKALLQD
- a CDS encoding Bax inhibitor-1/YccA family protein; protein product: MYNSQTYLSQEQISNIQAMMYKITWRIFGWMFLGVALTAVSAFAANYYNLSRYLTRGTVIGLVLVQLAIVFIFSSQVRHARAGIATAMFLVYSIITGITFSTLIIFYSGASIVSGFALSALIFAVMAAFGFLTKRDLSSLGSVGYVLLFGALLIGVANIFLHLPMINLLINYAILAVFIGLTAYDLQKVRRSVTELVARRSSAYRESDVAALDASIRSLSIMYALSLYLDFVNIFIRILSITGDRRSSN